The following are from one region of the Amylibacter sp. IMCC11727 genome:
- a CDS encoding dimethylsulfonioproprionate lyase family protein, translating to MPQGKSALQSLFIALADTFDEEGRAGAQEAASALRIMADLIPNAPPLFSTRYAEALTQTLQTSDHPLAPLIINAIPFIPWGGSEARSGRISDTLADQMPMCELVGPDGLFKIGHVRVGLCMQQAGVVYGPRRHLAEETFVQIAGRALWSTENNTPTTHDTGAFIHHPSNVLHTSQTTGAPVFTAWRWSGDIGFDTYQLK from the coding sequence ATGCCCCAAGGAAAATCCGCCCTTCAATCTCTGTTCATCGCCCTTGCGGATACATTTGATGAAGAAGGCCGCGCAGGCGCGCAAGAGGCCGCATCGGCCCTGCGGATCATGGCCGACCTGATCCCGAACGCGCCACCCCTGTTTTCAACCAGATACGCAGAGGCACTGACCCAAACCCTGCAAACCTCAGATCACCCGCTTGCACCCCTGATAATCAACGCCATCCCGTTTATCCCCTGGGGCGGGTCCGAAGCCCGCAGTGGCCGCATATCTGACACGCTCGCCGATCAAATGCCCATGTGCGAACTGGTCGGTCCGGACGGCCTGTTCAAAATCGGCCACGTGCGTGTTGGCCTCTGTATGCAACAGGCAGGCGTCGTCTATGGCCCGCGCCGCCACCTTGCCGAAGAAACCTTCGTGCAAATCGCAGGTCGCGCACTTTGGTCCACCGAAAACAACACCCCAACCACCCACGACACAGGCGCGTTCATCCACCACCCGTCGAATGTTCTGCACACCTCTCAAACCACTGGCGCGCCCGTGTTTACCGCGTGGCGCTGGTCTGGCGACATCGGCTTTGACACGTATCAATTGAAATAG
- the gatB gene encoding Asp-tRNA(Asn)/Glu-tRNA(Gln) amidotransferase subunit GatB: MLDLTFTEPKPKTISGATGDWELVIGMEIHAQVASNAKLFSGASTKFGAEPNSNVSFVDAAMPGMLPVINEFCVEQAVRTGLGLNAEIHLYSAFDRKNYFYPDLPQGYQISQLYHPIVGEGEVHVDMEPGVARTIRVERIHLEQDAGKSVHDMDPNMSFVDLNRTGVALMEIVSRPDIRGPEEAAAYVAKIRQIVQYLGTSDGNMQNGNLRADVNVSVCRPGDYEKFRETGDFGHLGTRCELKNMNSMRFIQAAIMAEAKRQIAILEDGGEIQQNTIAWNPDTGEISPLRSKEEAHDYRYFPCPDLLPLEIEQSWVDEIKSNLPELPDAKKARFMADFGMTEYDASVLTAEVASANYFEETAKGRDGKTAANWVINELFGRLKKDECDITDSPVSPAQLGGIIDLIASDAISGKIAKDLFEIVYTEGGDPNEIVESRGMKQVTDTGAIEAAVDEIIAANPDQVAKAQANPKLAGWFVGQVMKATGGKANPKAVNELVAKKLGG; the protein is encoded by the coding sequence ATGCTTGATCTGACATTCACAGAACCAAAACCGAAAACCATCTCAGGCGCCACAGGCGATTGGGAGCTTGTGATCGGCATGGAAATCCACGCGCAGGTGGCCTCAAACGCAAAACTGTTTTCAGGCGCATCCACCAAATTCGGGGCCGAACCAAACTCCAACGTGTCTTTTGTCGATGCCGCTATGCCTGGCATGCTGCCCGTCATCAACGAATTTTGTGTGGAACAGGCGGTGCGCACGGGCCTTGGCCTCAACGCAGAAATCCACCTTTACTCCGCGTTTGATCGCAAAAACTATTTCTACCCCGACCTGCCGCAAGGCTACCAAATCAGCCAGCTCTATCACCCCATTGTGGGCGAAGGCGAAGTGCATGTAGACATGGAACCAGGCGTGGCGCGCACCATTCGTGTGGAACGCATCCACCTTGAACAGGACGCGGGTAAATCCGTACACGACATGGACCCAAACATGTCTTTCGTGGACCTAAACCGCACAGGCGTGGCCCTGATGGAAATCGTGTCGCGCCCCGACATTCGCGGCCCAGAAGAGGCTGCCGCCTACGTGGCCAAAATCCGCCAGATCGTACAGTATCTCGGCACCTCCGACGGCAACATGCAAAACGGCAACCTGCGTGCAGACGTCAACGTGTCTGTCTGCCGTCCCGGGGATTACGAAAAATTCCGCGAAACAGGCGATTTCGGCCACCTTGGCACGCGCTGCGAGCTGAAAAACATGAACTCCATGCGCTTTATCCAAGCCGCGATCATGGCCGAAGCCAAACGCCAAATCGCCATCTTGGAAGACGGCGGCGAAATCCAGCAAAACACCATCGCATGGAACCCAGACACGGGCGAAATTTCCCCGCTGCGCTCCAAAGAAGAAGCGCATGATTACCGCTATTTCCCGTGCCCAGACCTGCTGCCACTGGAAATCGAACAGTCTTGGGTGGACGAGATCAAATCCAACCTGCCAGAACTACCAGACGCGAAAAAGGCCCGCTTTATGGCCGATTTCGGCATGACAGAATACGACGCCAGCGTTCTGACCGCCGAAGTGGCGAGCGCCAACTACTTTGAAGAAACCGCCAAAGGCCGCGACGGTAAAACCGCCGCCAACTGGGTGATCAACGAACTGTTTGGCCGTCTGAAAAAAGACGAATGCGACATTACAGACAGCCCCGTGTCCCCCGCGCAACTTGGCGGCATCATCGACCTCATCGCCTCAGACGCGATCAGCGGCAAAATCGCCAAAGACCTGTTCGAAATCGTCTACACCGAAGGCGGCGACCCGAACGAGATCGTCGAGTCTCGCGGCATGAAACAAGTCACCGACACAGGCGCGATTGAAGCCGCCGTAGACGAAATCATCGCCGCCAACCCCGACCAAGTGGCCAAGGCGCAAGCCAACCCCAAACTGGCTGGCTGGTTTGTGGGTCAGGTGATGAAGGCAACGGGTGGCAAGGCCAATCCAAAAGCAGTGAACGAGCTGGTGGCGAAGAAGTTGGGTGGGTGA
- a CDS encoding GNAT family N-acetyltransferase, protein MQIRPANPNDAAALNSILQDLITAGKRAKPSSPAFVLSHYIAHPDQIQCSLAIDQNGQALGFQSLKRAVRGNPYGTSIGWGIIGTHIRPSAARRGLGRALFEHTKRAAQSNNIREIEALIAAHNAPALSFYASLGFQTYKKSAETVGKSFKVL, encoded by the coding sequence ATGCAAATCAGACCCGCCAATCCAAACGATGCCGCGGCCTTGAACAGCATTTTGCAAGACCTCATCACCGCAGGAAAACGCGCCAAACCGAGCAGCCCTGCGTTTGTGTTGTCCCATTACATCGCTCATCCCGACCAAATCCAATGCAGCCTTGCAATCGACCAAAACGGGCAGGCTCTCGGCTTCCAATCCCTCAAACGCGCCGTGCGAGGCAACCCTTACGGCACATCAATCGGATGGGGCATCATCGGCACGCACATCCGCCCTTCCGCCGCGCGGCGCGGCCTTGGGCGTGCCCTCTTTGAACACACCAAACGCGCGGCCCAGTCCAACAACATCCGCGAAATCGAAGCCCTTATCGCCGCTCACAACGCGCCAGCGCTTTCCTTCTATGCGTCGCTCGGGTTTCAAACCTATAAAAAGAGCGCCGAGACGGTTGGTAAATCCTTTAAGGTTCTTTAA
- a CDS encoding thioesterase family protein, whose product MQAPFRSSPKHVRPEWIDYNGHLNMAYYTVLFDTSVDEIYEEIGFGPDYAKNDGHTTYTAEFHISYIRELHEGDEVYVTTQLIAYDEKRFHTYQELFHADGWLAATGEALALHIDMSGPRVAPMPDHILANFKAIHAAHSVLPLPKRVSKSISIKA is encoded by the coding sequence ATGCAAGCCCCCTTCCGCTCCTCCCCCAAACACGTCCGCCCTGAATGGATCGACTATAACGGTCACCTCAACATGGCCTATTACACCGTGCTGTTCGACACCTCCGTCGATGAGATTTACGAAGAAATCGGCTTTGGCCCCGACTACGCCAAAAATGACGGCCACACGACTTACACGGCGGAGTTTCACATCAGCTACATCCGCGAGCTGCACGAAGGCGACGAGGTCTATGTGACCACGCAACTGATCGCCTACGACGAGAAACGGTTCCACACCTACCAAGAACTTTTCCACGCCGACGGCTGGCTCGCTGCCACGGGCGAAGCGCTCGCGCTGCACATTGATATGTCAGGCCCGCGCGTGGCCCCGATGCCCGATCACATCCTTGCCAATTTCAAGGCCATCCATGCAGCCCACAGCGTTTTGCCCTTGCCCAAACGGGTCAGCAAATCCATCTCAATCAAAGCCTGA
- a CDS encoding DUF4177 domain-containing protein — protein sequence MQTFEYKVVPAPNRSKRIKGVKGTAGRFAAVLTETMNEQAAEGWEYLRSDSLPVEEKPGLLKSRVETYQTVLVFRRTVVADETTAMAGYIEDQTDMVEAEPDPVVEPAHTPESAQEPTELPAEPAVSSDWAETTEYPADPPMTSQAEDSPFAQPENAADDPATR from the coding sequence ATGCAAACCTTTGAATACAAAGTCGTTCCAGCCCCAAATCGGTCCAAACGGATCAAAGGCGTCAAAGGAACCGCAGGGCGTTTTGCCGCCGTTTTGACTGAAACCATGAACGAACAGGCCGCCGAAGGCTGGGAATACCTGCGTTCCGACAGCCTGCCCGTCGAAGAGAAACCAGGCTTGCTGAAATCCCGTGTTGAAACATATCAAACGGTTCTGGTGTTTCGCCGCACCGTTGTGGCCGATGAAACAACCGCCATGGCAGGATATATCGAAGATCAAACCGATATGGTCGAAGCCGAGCCAGACCCCGTGGTCGAACCCGCACACACCCCAGAATCAGCGCAGGAACCAACGGAACTGCCTGCCGAACCTGCCGTGTCTTCAGACTGGGCCGAAACAACGGAATATCCCGCCGACCCTCCGATGACGAGCCAAGCGGAAGACAGCCCTTTCGCTCAGCCAGAAAACGCAGCCGACGATCCCGCAACGCGTTAA
- a CDS encoding BolA family protein encodes MTMKERMERKLTAEFEPQTLEIIDESEDHRGHGGYREGGETHFRIVMRAETLKGMSRVARQRAVMACVKAEMDERVHALALDVSS; translated from the coding sequence ATGACAATGAAAGAGCGCATGGAGCGCAAGTTAACGGCTGAGTTTGAGCCGCAAACTCTTGAAATTATTGATGAAAGTGAAGATCATCGGGGGCATGGGGGATACCGCGAAGGGGGCGAGACCCATTTTCGTATTGTGATGCGGGCAGAGACGCTCAAGGGGATGAGCCGTGTGGCGCGCCAACGTGCCGTCATGGCCTGTGTCAAAGCCGAGATGGACGAACGGGTCCATGCGCTGGCGCTCGATGTGAGCAGCTAA
- a CDS encoding J domain-containing protein, giving the protein MAERSPFDFDISVSADKKRRAKGRRGMSGAFETSSRQCQHDGCNEPGKYRAPKHPDNLEEFYWFCLTHIREFNSKWNFFENHSEEEMEKQFAADRVWDRDTKPFGDKANHAKATIEEKAWARLGIEDPTEVLGANATRNPGKSDPAGGTRRLPAAERKAIDILEARDNWTKAELRKQYKKLIKELHPDMNGGDRSDEDRLQQVVWAWDQIKNSKLFK; this is encoded by the coding sequence ATGGCCGAACGCTCGCCGTTTGATTTCGACATTTCCGTTTCTGCTGATAAAAAGCGGCGCGCCAAAGGACGGCGCGGCATGTCTGGCGCGTTTGAAACGTCATCCCGTCAATGCCAGCACGATGGCTGCAACGAACCGGGCAAATACCGCGCGCCAAAACATCCTGACAATCTGGAAGAGTTTTATTGGTTCTGCCTCACGCACATCCGCGAATTTAACTCCAAATGGAACTTCTTCGAAAACCACTCCGAAGAAGAAATGGAAAAACAATTCGCCGCAGATCGCGTATGGGACCGCGACACAAAACCCTTCGGGGATAAGGCCAACCACGCCAAAGCCACCATCGAAGAAAAAGCATGGGCACGGCTCGGCATCGAAGACCCGACCGAAGTGCTTGGCGCAAACGCCACCCGCAATCCCGGCAAATCAGACCCAGCAGGGGGCACACGGCGCTTGCCTGCCGCCGAACGCAAGGCGATTGATATTTTGGAAGCACGGGACAACTGGACCAAAGCAGAACTGCGCAAACAGTACAAAAAACTGATCAAAGAACTGCACCCAGACATGAACGGCGGCGACCGCTCAGACGAAGACCGCCTGCAACAGGTCGTTTGGGCTTGGGATCAAATCAAGAATTCCAAACTCTTTAAATAA
- a CDS encoding succinylglutamate desuccinylase/aspartoacylase family protein — protein sequence MAKRADFVLGDTAVAAGTRATVHLPVSVMADHTPVALSAHVIHGKKAGPTFFVSAGVHGDEVIGVEIVRRLLGFEGLDTLRGTLIVVPIVNTYGFLMRSRYLPDRRDLNRSFPGSSKGSLASRLAHIFLNDIVARCDFGVDLHSAAIHRTNLPQIRVSEGREGMLDLAHVFGAPVILTSDLREGSLRQCAAERGVDVLLYEAGEGLRFDEMAVRAGVAGILRVLRHLGMVSRKGIAKPKGPSVLCEGSKWVRSPAGGLLRGFKGEGDFVKEGDVLGAVSDPFGQEEAELIAPLGGVIIGRAVLPVVNEGDATFHIAEVKSTAEAEEAVEDWATQMERDPLFDEDEII from the coding sequence ATGGCTAAGCGGGCGGATTTTGTATTGGGCGACACGGCGGTGGCTGCGGGGACGCGGGCCACGGTGCATTTGCCTGTTAGCGTGATGGCGGATCATACCCCTGTGGCGCTGTCTGCCCATGTGATCCACGGTAAAAAGGCGGGGCCGACCTTTTTCGTCAGCGCGGGTGTGCATGGGGATGAGGTGATTGGCGTGGAAATCGTGCGCCGGTTGTTGGGGTTTGAGGGGCTCGATACCCTGCGCGGCACGTTAATTGTGGTGCCGATTGTGAACACCTATGGGTTTTTGATGCGATCGCGGTATTTGCCTGATCGACGCGATTTGAACCGATCTTTCCCAGGTTCCAGCAAAGGATCGCTGGCATCGCGTTTGGCGCATATTTTCCTTAACGATATTGTGGCGCGATGTGATTTTGGGGTGGATTTGCATTCTGCCGCCATTCACCGCACGAACCTGCCGCAAATTCGTGTGTCCGAAGGGCGCGAAGGTATGCTGGATTTGGCCCATGTGTTTGGCGCCCCTGTGATCCTGACCTCTGACTTGCGCGAAGGCAGTTTGCGGCAATGTGCGGCGGAGCGCGGTGTGGATGTGCTGTTGTATGAGGCAGGCGAAGGGCTGCGGTTTGATGAAATGGCTGTGCGTGCGGGCGTGGCGGGGATTTTGCGCGTATTGCGGCATCTGGGCATGGTATCGCGCAAAGGTATCGCCAAACCCAAAGGGCCAAGCGTTTTATGTGAGGGCAGCAAATGGGTGCGTTCCCCTGCGGGCGGGTTGTTGCGCGGGTTCAAAGGGGAAGGCGATTTTGTGAAAGAAGGCGATGTGCTGGGCGCGGTATCTGACCCGTTTGGCCAAGAAGAGGCAGAGCTGATTGCACCATTGGGCGGTGTCATCATCGGGCGGGCAGTGTTGCCTGTGGTGAACGAAGGGGACGCCACGTTCCATATTGCCGAGGTGAAATCCACGGCCGAGGCAGAAGAAGCGGTTGAAGATTGGGCCACGCAGATGGAGCGTGACCCGCTGTTTGATGAAGACGAGATTATTTAA
- the cobS gene encoding cobaltochelatase subunit CobS — MADGNLDMMAEPTEEISVRDVFGIDTDMKVKGFKQNSDRVPEVDSTYKFDPDTTMAILAGFSHNRRVMIQGYHGTGKSTHIEQVASRLNWPAVRVNLDSHISRIDLIGKDAIKLKDGKQVTEFHEGILPWALRNPVAIVFDEYDAGRADVMFVIQRVLEKDGKLTLLDQNEIITPNPYFRLFATANTVGLGDTTGLYHGTQQINQGQMDRWSLVATLNYLSHDAEAAIILSKNPTYNTEQGRKDISQMVTVADLSRTSFMNGDISTVMSPRTVLAWAENARIFGDIGFAFRLTFLNKCDELERQTVAEFYQRCFDEELPESAASVSLG, encoded by the coding sequence ATGGCTGACGGCAACTTGGATATGATGGCTGAACCAACAGAAGAAATTTCTGTTCGCGATGTGTTTGGCATTGATACGGACATGAAAGTCAAAGGGTTCAAACAGAACTCTGACCGTGTACCAGAAGTCGACAGCACCTATAAATTCGACCCAGACACCACAATGGCGATTTTGGCGGGCTTTTCACACAACCGCCGTGTGATGATCCAAGGCTATCACGGCACAGGGAAATCCACCCACATCGAACAGGTGGCCTCCCGCCTCAACTGGCCAGCCGTGCGCGTGAATCTGGACAGCCACATTTCTCGTATTGATCTGATCGGTAAAGACGCCATCAAACTGAAAGACGGCAAACAAGTCACCGAATTCCACGAAGGCATCCTGCCATGGGCGCTGCGCAACCCCGTTGCCATCGTGTTTGATGAATACGACGCGGGCCGCGCAGACGTTATGTTCGTGATCCAGCGCGTTCTGGAAAAAGACGGCAAACTGACATTGCTCGACCAAAACGAAATCATCACCCCGAACCCCTACTTCCGCTTGTTCGCCACAGCGAACACTGTTGGTTTGGGCGACACAACGGGCCTCTACCACGGCACCCAACAAATCAACCAAGGCCAGATGGACCGTTGGTCACTTGTCGCGACCCTGAACTATCTGTCCCACGACGCAGAAGCGGCAATCATCCTGTCGAAAAACCCGACCTACAACACCGAACAAGGCCGCAAAGACATCAGCCAAATGGTCACCGTCGCCGACCTGTCGCGCACATCCTTCATGAACGGCGATATCTCCACCGTGATGTCCCCACGCACCGTGCTGGCATGGGCCGAAAACGCCCGCATCTTCGGCGACATCGGCTTCGCCTTCCGCCTTACTTTCCTCAACAAATGCGACGAGCTGGAACGCCAGACAGTGGCTGAATTCTACCAACGCTGTTTCGACGAAGAACTGCCAGAAAGCGCGGCGAGTGTGAGCTTGGGGTAA